The Gymnogyps californianus isolate 813 chromosome 15, ASM1813914v2, whole genome shotgun sequence genome includes the window CTGTGAAACTCTCCCTGCACCTTCCAGGCGACTGCCCGCATCCCGGCTATGCCCCAAGCGCTCCTTCCCCCACGCCTGCCATTCTAATaggactttttcttcttttggggggaaaaaacaaggacAGGCGCTCATCTCTCAGCAGCGGGATGGAGGCACAGCTTCCTCAGCGCCTTGCGAAGCGGGAGCGGGCAGTGTCACGGGGAGATTCGTGCCGCTGGACCCCACGCTGTCCGGTGGTCTTGGTAGGACCAGGGTGGGAGCAGCAGAAGcggctgggggggtgggggggtggattAAAGCAAGATTTCCACGAAGCCTGGAACGAGCCACGACTAAATTGGGAGTGACTCCAGCTGAAGGGAGGGAGGGTTTAGCTCCACCATCGGGAAATAACAAGGGGCGGGATGGGGCGGGACTggggcgggggaggcggcgggggccggTCCCGCTTTCAGCGGGGAGCGTTGCCGGAGCTGCCCGGGAGGTAGGTACGGGGGGGGGGACCGGGGGAGACCGTGGGGGGACTTGGGGGGTCGGGGCTAGCCGGTCCCTTCGGTCCCCAGCCGTCGCCGGAGGGATGCCCGCGGGCGTTCGCCCGCGGGCATCCCTCCGGCGACGGCTGGGGACCGAAGGGACCGGCGCGGTGGGGCTGGACTCTGCGTGGGTTAGAtaaaatgtcagcttttaaGTGTTACTAcggttttttccccctgcttctTGCATTGGAGGATGCGTTTTTAAGGCATAATATTGTctagagagggagaaaaataagggGAGTCCTTTGGTGacgtgtttttctttttgggggggggtggtggaaTGAAAAACTTCAGTTCGGTCATGGTGTCTTTTCTGCGCTGATACAGACGCGAAGTCATCCGATCTTTGCGTGCTTTTGCAACAACGGTGCCGGTTTTTGTGCCGGTCAGGTTTTCTGGATGTGCGCAGTGTGCAGTCGTTCTTATTTAACTTCTGTTTGCACAGGGTTTTCTTTAATCTCCCTGATAAAAGGTATGGACGCAAGCCGCagctttctgaatatttcactgTCCGTTCGCTTTGTTGTGGGAAATGCGCCATCCAccccaggctgctgcctccCGGGTGAGGGCAGAGGATGCTCCCTCTCTGGGACACCGGCCTTATTGCAGAATAAGAGATCtgtgggtggggagggagctgctgggggtTTTTGCTCCTCTTACGTTCCAGGGTTCACGTTGTTCCTTGCACAAGCAGCAGAGTTAACTCTCAGCAACGTGACCTTATCAGCACGTGAGGAGGAAGGCTTGTCATCGTCCTAGGAGACAGGGACATCATGGGAAACACGGTGTTaggcaggcaggggaagaagggaTGGAGCATCTAACCGATGGTACAGAGTCAGGCAAACGCTCTCTAAACTTCCAGACTGTAAATACTCTTTGAGTGCTGTACGCGTGCCCGTCGGGATTAGAGACCCGGAGGCGCCTGCGTGGATCCGGGCGGCCATGGGCGTCTGAGCCGGCGGCTGCACGTGGCGGCCGCTCGCTCTTCACACACGACAGCAAGGCAAAGCATCTGCCGGGCACTCCGTGGCCAGGGCTCAGGAAAGGATTTCATTGCTCGCTGGCATGTTACTGCTCcgcttttctttttcaactgcCAGCCTGTGAACTTgtgaagtaataaaaaaaatatttcctctaaTTTGCAAAAATACTGCTAGATAGCATAAATGTCTTCTCTAGGAAAACAAGGTCTTTTTATCGGGCTCTGGAGAAGACGGCAGATGAGCAGCTGGTGAGCAAAGAGGAATGACTGTTGTGTGTCCCAGTAGAGAAAGTACTGAATAATTGCAGTATCAGGCCCGGTAGTGTTGGAGTGGTTTTGCAGCCGAGGTACCACCCTGGAGCTTCCAGGAGTGTGCTGAGCTTTGCTTATGTCTTTATTTCCTGTAAGTGGCAATTGCACTAGGAAAACCCCAGAGGACATTCAACACAGCCAACACAATCATTTCGTAACGTGGGAGTCTGATCTCACCCGTAAGGTGGAGGAGTTTCACCTGGGACGATGCTGGGGTGATCCAGGGCTGGACTCACGGCTGCTGGGGGAAGGTGAGGACACCTCCTTCGCAGCACAAAGCAAACCGCATTAGAACCAGGAGCTGGTTGCTTTTAGGATGGCTTCGGTCGTCATGGGGATGCAGGTACTGCCAGGAGAGGGGCACGTGGCACCCTGTGCACTGCAGAGCTCTCGTGTCCCCAGGGTCAGCTCCTGGCAGTCATTTTGGATGACGCCAGTGTGCTGACAAGGGGCAGCCCAGAGCAAAGCACGGCAGCGGGGAGGTGGCGAGGGAAGCAGCGGTGGTTCCCCGGAACCACCTGCAAAGGAGACAAAGTCAGTTCTTGTCTGCACATCAGAGACCAGTTCTGCAAACGGAGCAGTGTGGCAGCAAAAAATGCCAAGGAGAAAGAGGAGTGAGGGAGCCTAACGGGTGCGTGTTCCCCTTCCCTGACCGGGGCCTTGGAAGTGAAGCAGCCAAACCAGAAATAAAGCCAGTGAgtggcagctgggagctgccaaATGTCTGGGCCCTCGAGCTTCACACGCTGTGCGAATAATGGGGGATTTGAGGGCGGCAGCAGGGACAGATTTTTGTAACCATGAGACTGCCCTGCATGCCTCGTGCCAGCAGGAGCCGGGCTGCCTGTCCATCAAGGGGGAAGCACCTTCTGAGACCCCAGCTCTGACCTCCTCCTCGGCTCCTGTCCCACCGCAGCCTCCACTCCCTTTCTCCGGAGGGGGTTTTGGGAAGGGGTGACAGTTATCTGTGTACTGACGGAGGGTGAGTCCTTTTGTCCCTCATTTGTCACTTCTCTGCTCCAGGTACAGCCTGCTGATGGGGGAAAGCAGGACAGGCTCCAGGCTGGCACCAAAACCGGTACCAAACCCCCTCCGAAGAGCTACGGCATCCGAGCACTGAGCCTCTGTGCCCGGGGCAAGGAGCCCCCCCATAACATAACCCTCCTTGGCTTCTGATCGGGCAAGGCACCTCGCACAGAGTGGCTTTCAGCCgtgagaaagaaacaagaagtcTATTTGGAAACATTCTGGGAATAAAGGtaagaagaaaactgttcaagtgagaaaaaagattgaaaaaaagTCATCCAAGGATGGTCAAGTGCAGCTTTTGCTTAATGCCCTTTCTTTTATCAAATGACCTGTTTAAAAGCACAGCTTATGCCTAAAGGGAGAGTAAACCTGGGTCCTCCACGCTGCTGCCATGTCAAGGTGTCCCCTGCAAAACCTGTGACTGTCTGCTTGCCTGTACTGCCAGCACACCTTTGTTAacttggttttttaattttgggaTCTGTGTGTTCTCATGGTGgggtggggatgctgcaggcatCCTGCCGGAGGATGCTCTTCCAGCCGACCCGgtccccgtccctgtccccgtccccatccccgtgCCTGTGCTCCCGCTGCAGGTGCCCCACGGGGCTGCGGGACAGAGCAGTGCTTGCAAAGGACAGGTCCCATAGCTTTGACATCAGGGAAGAAACATTCTGAATCAGTTTAAAACATATCTAAAAACTAGTTTCATCGTATTTGCCACAGTGTGGCCTGAATCTAacttaaaaatgtgaaactgcTGCCCTTCAGCACAGTGTTTTTATGGTTGGCGAGCTGAAGAGATAAAGTGAGATAGAAGGCACTCCAGTCTTTACTTAAAACTGATTTGAAGCTGGTCTTCCTTTCCTAGCGCAGCATCTTCCCCTGGCTATCGCTAGCAAGTGTACCGTGGCTTTGCAAAGAGCACTCTCAGGTTAGGTGgttaaatgcaaataaatccAAGGTGGAGAACAAGCGTATCGATGACTTCTGCAAACCCGTGAACAAAGATAAAGCAGCATCAAAATTAGCCGTTCAGTATCTTTAACTTTACTCAGTTATGAAAGTAGAGCTTTTATTCTGTGTGTGCTCCTCAGCCTGTAAGAATGTGTCTCAACATtgccatcaggaaaaaaaaaagctaaaattcagCCTCAGgaaacaatataaaaagaaataataacttCTTCCAGCAATGTCAGCTTGATGAGCACCCCACAAAGATCCGTACGACAAACTGGGATCCCTCCGTGGCAGGTCTCCGGCTCTCGGCAGGAGCCCACGCTCCGTGTGTGGCCGGCGCGGGCTGTAAGCAGCAGAGCAAACAGAGGCTGCAGGGCATGCGGCCAGTCAGGTCCAGCCAGGCTGGATTTTGCCCAGTGCAGTGTAggtgtgttttaaattttaatctaATCTAAATCTTTTATTGGATTTCTTAAAAGGTGGAAAATATTTACTAGTTTGCCTTGCTAGTCTCTCTGGATTTATATGTATTTTGACGGTACCGTTTTATAAAGCAGAGACCAATCTGGAGGCTGTGCCTTGAGATGGGTTTGTGTTCACACCCGGCAGCAGAAGGCTCGGGCAGAACGGCCACACGCGTTTCACGTCTTCCCTTCAGCCGCGGGTAATTAGGCAGAGGCTAAGGTCATTGCTCCTGTTTTCGTTATAGTCCTGCCCGAAAGCCAGCAAGCAGCTGATGCAATGTAAGCTCCTTCTGTGAATAAACCCTTCTGCGGGCAGCTGCGGGTGGGAACCTCTGCGGCACGAGTTCACGGAGGACGAGCCGACGATGTGTGCTGGTGGGCTCTGGGGTCCGGGGGGGTCCGGGAGGCCCAAGTCCCAGGACACGTGTTCTTGGAGAACAAAACGCTTTCACATGAGAGTAGAGCCTGCCCTCAAACCTTGGAGGAAGCAGCTGGAGTTTCTTCTTTCCGAAGCCCTCTCCCATCGAGACCTCGTGGTGTTGGGCTACGTCTAACAGCACGTGTAATAGGGTGTGCAATGAGAATCATCATCTCTCTTTGCATCATGGAGTGAGTCATCATAAAATCTATTGGTTTTATACTTTTATCAAACTCTGTATGTACTACTCAGGAGATTTTGCAGATCTGGCCAATAAATCAATGAATCAGTattacctttttgttttgttttgtttgtttggagaaGTAAGAAGGGCACGGATGCTCCCGCTCCCCAGGAGGCCTGCGTGCAGCCTTCGGCTTCCTTTTGTACCTTCGGTGGTCTGTCTACAAGTAACTTCGCGTGAATCTAGTTTCTGCATTGCTGAGTACTGCTCATTATTGAAATACTGCTGTATTATTTCAGCACTCTTTCTTCTAGGATGCTGAGTTATATGCAGCATTAATCTTTAATTCTGTTCTCCTACAGTTTAAATCTGAAAAACGTTCTAAGCAGCTGACttggatttgttttgaaatccTGCCTCAGGATATTAAGATTTAGTAACATAAATTCTCACCTTAAAATAGCAGCACAAAATGTTCTATTTACTCACAATATGAATGTAAAATATGCAGCATCCCTCACATGAGCGGTGGAAGCATACCGATAGTATCTGAAAGACAAAGGaatttggtggaaaaaaacaatccgTTGTCCTTCCTCTGGCGGGCAGCAGCACTGAACAGCATTCCTGGTCCTGGGAAAGGCACTGATGGTTCCAGGTCCTCTTCTCCTGCCCCCTCCGATAGCCTGGTGCACTGTAATACTTTTTACCTTTAAGAAAAATTGTCTTAAGACCTGTATTAGCTTGAATACTAAGCGCTGTTAGCCTGAATTCTACCTGAAACCAGCTCATGTGTGTACGGCTTGGTCCATGCGGCGTTGGCAAAGGTTTCAGACGATGTTACAGACGCACCGGTTTGCACACAAAACACCGCCTTCCTAAAAAGTTAGCGATTGCAACCTCGGCAGGGCCCGGGGGCCGTGCTCCGTCAGTCGGGCAGGCACAGCCGCCTCCAGCAGGTCCAGGTCCCTTCGCTCTCGTGGGGCCAGAAGGGAGCCCAGGAGGGACGTGACACAAGCGTTCGCCGCTTTTGGAACCGCAAAGCACAAACCTCCCCCTTGTACCCTCTCAGGAGGTGAGGGGCTCCGTGCCGATTCACCGCCACGGTGTGACCCTGCAGGACATCTGCTCTGAATTTCTCCTGGGCTATAAAACTACGGTTGTGCCGTCACGTAACAGTTCTGCTTTGCTGACAATACAAGTGCACTCGGCGAAATACAAACCTTGCCTCTCAACATGGCTGTTCTGATGTCTTTTTCTCCCGCTTGCAGACAGCAGCATGAACCTGAAGAAGTACTTCGTTCGGGCGCTGCACCGCCTGCAGAAGGGCCCCGGTTACACCTACAAGGAGCTGCTGGTCTGGTACTGCGACAACACCAACACCCATGGCCCGAAGCGCATCATCAAAGAGGGGCCgaagaagaaattaatctgGTTCTTCCTAACGCTGCTCTTTGCGTCTCTGGTCTTCTGGCAGTGGGGTATCCTCATTAACACCTACCTCTCCTACAACGTCACTTCATCTCTCTCTATTGGCTTTAAGACCATGAAGTTCCCAGCAGTCACGGTCTGCAATGCCAACCCTTTCAAGTAAgtttttttttgcctaatttACCCAGTCATGCTTTAACATCCTCAGTTATACTGCTCGCGTAAGGTACTGTGGACCTCTTCGCGTCTCAGATACCACGTTAGGAGCATCAATGGACTCACCAAGTAGCACTAAAAACCACATAGAAGAGAACAATCTGAAGGCAAACGGCtcaggtccagaggagggttCCTGTGCCTGCAAGTTTGCCTGGGTTTCCTTACTGTATCGGTTAATCTAATGATGGTTATTGCCTCCCTGCAAACTTTCCCTGGCTCAGGGAAAACTCGAAGTTCAACTCACTTGTCGCAACCAAAATCAGTCTCTCGATCTTTCCCCacaattcctttctttctccttcctcgCCGTGAACGTACCTCTTATCACTTACACTCCGGCCATTAAGAGCTGGTTAAACAGTACTATCAGCTGTGCGCTGCAGTGGTATAACACGATCGTAATTTCAAAGGAGTAACTGATTTTTCTTAGAGTTGCTTTAAATTTATATCCATGCAATAGTGTAGCCCAAGGCAAGATGCTCTCAGCCAACACACAGGAATTactttggggttgttttttctctctgcttgctAGAGATGTTTTGTGTAAACTGTAGTGAATTACTGAAATACAACCAATTCGGTTCCGCACTGGCAGGTTCACCACCACAGCACTCTCTGTTTATCCTCCCGCTGGTTTTCCAGCTGGTTGCAGGCTGCTGGGATGCTCGTGTCCAAACTGGCCGTGCTCTGCACGGAGGCTCCCATCGTTCTCCAGTAAATCTTTAGGCAGCGATGTGAGGTCCCCAGGAAGGTCCAAGCCAGCAGTGCGGCAGACGAGCTGCTGCACGTTCCCACCTCCTTGGCACCGCCTGGTAACTGCTCTTTGTCCTGCAGATACTCAGAGGTGAAGCATCTGCTGAAAGAACTGGACAGGCTCATCGAAGCAGCGTTGGAGAGGATCCTGCAGCCCACGCCGGGGAACAGCAGCGAGAACGCCTCGCCGCCACTTGACCTGGGGCTCTGGCAACAGATACCCCTGGTCCTCATCGACGAGCACGACAAAGACAACCCCATCATCCTGGACATCTTTGAGAGCAACGAGACTGCTGTGGGCAACCAAACTGCTGTGGGCAACCAAACTACTGTGGGCAACCAAACCTCTGCGGGGAATGAAACCTCTGCAGGGAACGAAACTGCTGTGGACAACGAAACCTCTGTGGGCAATGAAACCGCTGTGGGCAATGAAACCTCTGCAAGCAACCAAACGGCTGCTCCACCTGCCCCAGCCAACATGACgttggaagaaaagaagtacAAGCTGGCGGTGAAGCTGGTGAGAGGGGTCCCGCGGGAGGCAGCCGGGGAGGGGCGAGGGACCGGCAGCGCTGGGTGCCTCGGCAGGGATGCAGCATGGAGATCAGCATctcttccccagcagctgcccccGGCCGCTCTGCCTTGGGGCTCTGGTCCGGCtgcgccggggctgggggctgcccatGCTGGCAGCACCCTCAGTACAGGGCACGTGGAGCCTATGGGCAGTTTGCAAGTTATGGCGTGTTATTTCAATGCTACAGAGCTGTTTGCGTGTTTTTCCGAGGAAGGCAGCACGGAggcattttaagattttttagAATTTCAGAGCGGGGTCTGATCCCCTGCAGGATACACAGCCAGACACCCAGCCGAAGCTGCTGGATTTCTGCATATGAGGCCTGCAGCAGGATCATACCCTAAATATACTTCCCTAAATGAAAGGAAACCCAGCAAGGAGCTGTGTTAAGTTAGTCTGTGATGAACGTAGGTAGCTGCATAATGTCAGTAAGGTCAGCAGGTTCCTCATGGCAAAAAGGGACTGACGGCACGTAGCAGCCTAGCACTGCATCAGAGGTACGGAGCGGATCCCGCCGGCGGGTCCGTCAGCCTCTGGCGAGAGGGATGCCGGCAACGCTGGGCGGCAACGGGCAGTAACCGAGCTGTGCACAGCGCTGGTCGGCGCAGAGGACAATGCCGTACATCCTCTGGGGTCACCCAGCGCAGCCCTGCTGCGGGCTGagcccagggcagagccagggcagaggTGCTCCACGCAGGCTCCGTGCCGCCTTCACCTCTTCCTCGGGTCCGGCACCCAAAATGCCGGGGAGAGGCTGcggctgctgcccctgcccctctcctgctgcagtccTCAGCGCAGGCGTGGATGGTGGTCTCGCAGCCCCCACCCTCTGCTCCCACGGAGGCTTCAAGGACCCTGCCCGACCAGACCTTGGAAGCTGGGGCAACTCCAGCCTTAAAGAATTGGCCAAAAAGTGACGTTTTCTGTAAGCTTGTGGAGGTAACGCTGGGACCGATGGAGACTCTGCCCAGCTGGGAAATCTCCCTGGGGAGGGACCCTGCCTGTACACACGTGCGGATGCGACAGCCGGCTCCGCAGCTCCCGTCTGGCCATGCCTCCGTCATTCCCGcgggagcagcaggcagggctggcatcAAGCCGAGCGcgcagggagaggggctgcgTGCCGTACGTCCCTCCTGCCGTCCCCCGCCGCGGGACGGGCTCAGAGCTGCCTGCTGTGTGTCCCCAGTGCAGCCATCAGGGCTCCGACAACTGCACCTACAGGAACTTCACCAGCGCGGCGCAGGCGGTGACCGAGTGGTACATCCTGCAGTCCACCAGCATCCTCTCCAAAGTCCCGCTGCAAGAGAGAATCAGGATGGGCTACCAGGCAGAAGACATGATCCTGGCGTGTCTCTATGGGGCCGAACCCTGCAACTACAAGTAGGTGCATACCGAGCTCCCTGGCCTTTTCTGTCACATCAGGAATGGTACAGGGCGCTAAAGGCATgacagcctttttcttttctctttttaaggtATGTATCAGTTAATAAAGAGATTTCTGCTGGTTCTTCACTCTAACAACATTTCCCAGAGGGTTTCTGGATGTGATCCTGGCTGAAATGGGTTATTTTGGGATAGTGTTGGCATGAGTTTTAGTTTTGGATGGGCTGTTTTGCTCATGACACGTTGAGACTGACAGCATCCGTCGGACCGTCCCAGGGTATTTCATGATAAccagctgccagcccaggtGCTGAGTCAGCGTACCCCGGCACAGCAGTGCAGCCCCCAGTTACAGCCCCCTCTCTTTTCACACAGGGCtctgagaaatgcattttaGCCATCGTTATTTCTTGTGAACGCCCAATTTATATATCCAGTTTTGAGAAACGTGAGCGCCCCGCAGCAGACCAGGCTGCAAGGAGTCCTGCCCCTTCTGCAACGCCCCTCCTGCAAAGAGGGCAGCAGAGAATTACTATCAAAGAACGAGATATAACACCAGCCAAAACTCGTTACCGTAGCTCAGATCAAGCAATTATTTCTCTCATCTGTGTGACAGATGATTCCTTTCCATTCCAACAAAGCATTATCCCCAGCGGCTGCGTCTCAGTATACACCAGtaccttgctttgctttttttttcaacagcagATTGATTGAAATTGTATCAGCTGGTATATTTCTGTATAGAAATTTCTATTCAATAAATGAAGCAATTTAAAGTGAATCCCAGACATAGCTGCCAAGCACCTGTCCCACCAGATGCATTGTTTTATAACCCTTTAGTCCTCCTCGAGAGTCACGGTTTTATGTGCACGATTCTTCCAGGAATTTCACCCAAATCTATCACCCAGACCACGGTAACTGCTACATCTTTAACTGGGGCATGGATGAAGAGGCTTTGAATTCTTCCAACCCCGGAGCCGAGTTTGGTAAGAGAGAGCtctgctgaggaggaaggagctaAAGGAGCCGAAGTGCTGGGAGTTATTCTCTCAGCGGCCATTTCTGTCAGATATAACAGATTTaccatttctgtctctctggagCACTACAGCAGGGAGTAATGGTTTTCCAGGAGGCAATAAGCCCCCCAAAGGGAAATGTGCCACATAGAAACAAGTGATGTGACTACAGATGTTACTTCGCAGAAATGTAACATCTGGATAGCCAAAATATCTGAGGCAATGCCTGAATACTCGCTCAGATATGTCCATCCTGTGCATTCGCCATCATGCGTATTTATGCACGTGCAAGGCTGACATGACAGACAGACCCTGGCTCTTCCCCCAAGGACAGAGATTTTGTGCACAGTGAAGAGAAAATAgactccttttttccccaaagactCACATTTCAATACAATTCCTGTTCTGAGTGTTTTGTCCGGTGTCCCAGGGCTGAAGTTAATTCTGGACATCAGCCAGCAAGACTATATTCCCTACCTGTCATCCGCTGCTGGGGCCAGGCTCATGCTGCATCAACAGAAGAGCTTCCCCTTCCTTAAGGATCAGGGCATCTATGCAATGGCCGGGACGGAAACCTCCATCGGCGTGTTAGTGGTATGTGTGGCATTCCTCTAGAGCAGATTGTCTGAGAATAATGTTATCTGATGGGACTGCAACCAAGTTGGTTTTAAGTCTTGGCTGAACTGGCTCAAACCAAAAGAGTCAAGGTATACGCTAGCTGTGGGCTGGAACGGTTTATTGAGACTTTTATGTAACTGTCCTGGCAAAGTGCTTTATTGAAGCCAAAATACTGAGCTCAGGTCATTGTTCCCTCTCCCTTTAGCATGTCAGAAGGTGCCTTGCTAAAACGTGCTGCTCTTGAACACCCTCATCTGCCTCGATCCACCCTGGGGAATCCTGGGATCCACCCTGCATCTCTTTCAGCTCTGCCGCCTACGAGTctttgattttttccaaagccaGCAGGGAATACAGGAATTACAGAGTCTCTAGAAAACAGGCACCAGGGACCTGGGGAGGAGCGATAACTACTGAAGTCTGCTGTTTCGGCTTTCTTTCAGGATGAACTGGAGCGGATGGGCTATCCCTACAGTGACTGCACCAATAACGGGTCTGATGTCCCTGTAAAAAATCTCTATAGCCAATATAACACTTCCTATTCCATACAggtaaaacatatttttaaatcaaaccaGACTGTTTAGGAAAAATCTTCAAAGCAGTTAAAATCTTTGACTAGCATGCAGGATTACTGGAGGATCAGCAACGATAAAGTAGAAAGTGTAACCTAAACACGGGAACCTTCTTTTCTGGTCATAAATCCGCACTCGAGTCTGAACACTCAGTAGCCCCAGGTTTGGAAACGATCCCAGTGGATCCAGTGGAAATAACGGTGTATTGCAGGAGCAAGACCTAACGATGCAGGTATTAAAACTTGCATCAAAAGTTAAGGAACATTGCTTTGGCAGGCAGCACAGTTCAGCGTCaccttcagttttcattctcaCACCAGAACAGCTCGTACGGCAAGGAGAGGGCATCAGCCGTTATTGTTCCCTTAGCCAGGTATGAATTTTGTTTTGCCCGGCGTCACCCCCTCCCTGCGCTGGTTTcactgggaggtgctggggaCCGCTGGAGCCCCAAGGTGACAGAGCCAGGAGGGAGCCCCCTCCTTTGGTGCAGGGGAGAGCATCTGAAACGGGCTGAAACTCCCGACAGCTTTGGCTATTGCCAGTTCCTTAATATCATAGGAAGCACTGGGAAAATACTTCTTCCAGAGCGTCCAGTTGGGAGCGCGGAGCTCCCTGTGCTCCCCGGGGACCTGACCTGCTCCCAGACGGCTGCAGGCACAGCGTTAGCCCGACTCCGGCCGCCCACCTCAGCCCCAGGGCGCTGCAGAGCAGTTTTTCGCCTTTAAAAAGAATACCTGCTCGTGCTGTGCCATTAAggcaattaatttatttttcagctgtgagaatatcttttttccctgcaattTCCGTGCTTGGCTGAAATCTTTTAATTACAGGTAGATCAACCGGCAAGGGGTAGACTCTAGCCGTTACCCGTGCCCGGCAGGCTGACTTCTCGAAACTCAAGGGGTTTTTGAGCCGTCCCCATAGCTGCGTGTGCCGCTGTAACGGGGacagcaaagctgctctgtcctgcagcGTGGACGGTCACCGCGGCACTGGGAAGCTTTTGCTGAGACGTTCATGTACCGCTTTTCATGAGCTAGGCTGGCTCCTGCGGCTCGGGGTGCTCCGGGAGGATAAAAGCTATTTGGAGAAGTCCTGTGCTCTGGGTGTTAGCCACCGCACTGCTCTGATGTGCAAAGCAGCTCGTATTTTGTGTGCACAAGTAATACTTGTCCCTGACAGGAGAGGAATATACAGGAGGGACTCCTCTCCTGAACACTCCTACTCTTTaatccttttctctttaagGGAATTAAGTCATTTTTCACCCTGAAAATGCCTGCTTGTTTTGCATAGGAAATGAAGACAgacctttgccttttcttcGCTTTAAAATTGGGATGAGAAAGTTGAGTGTTTGTAAACCTTGAATCTGTAGAAAAATATAGTGTAAACATTAAGCACTGGTTAATTTGTAACAGGCTATAATGTAAGGGAGAAGCATTTCTGGAGGGTGAGATCtggcaataaggaaaacatcaaaACCGTTTTGGGGGTTATTTACAAAAGCCTGAAGAATGCACCCCAGACAAGTGGGAGGGCTTTGGTctagcagggtttttttatatttctgccTTTATATAATTATAACAATTGGACCACTTTACCCTACTTTTTAAGGTGCTTGTATAACGTTTAAGCAAATACTTGAAATGATTGCATTATTACTTAAAAGTTGCTAAACGCTGACTGGGTTCTATGTCCACGTAATCCACGTCACTTCAGAGACCTCTCAGCAAAATCAGGCGTTTCCATCACTCCCCAATTGCAGTGAACTCTGTAAGCATTTCGTATCACAGAAATTCTCTGGTTGTTCTACCTAGCTGGAGCTGTTaaatttaattatcttttcataGACTTTGTTATTGCTTTGTGCACTGTTTCGTCCAGAATCCCACTCCAATCTCGGACGATTAACTTCATGCCTCACTGAGCTAATGGCAGCGCTGCAGCCCGGCTCGCACGCTGCCGAAGCTGCGGCTGCAATCCTTTCAAGGAGAGAAGCAGATGCACAGATAAGATAATTCAGATTTCTAAAACCTGCTCTTTATGTTGAAGTATTTTTAGAGTCCTGGCTTTAAAGTGGAAACCAGCCCGTTGTCAGTATGTCATATAAAGCCTGGAGACAACAGCAGTGTCTGTGGGTgtaacagaacatttttattcctttttggaAACTCCATGT containing:
- the SCNN1B gene encoding amiloride-sensitive sodium channel subunit beta isoform X2 yields the protein MNLKKYFVRALHRLQKGPGYTYKELLVWYCDNTNTHGPKRIIKEGPKKKLIWFFLTLLFASLVFWQWGILINTYLSYNVTSSLSIGFKTMKFPAVTVCNANPFKYSEVKHLLKELDRLIEAALERILQPTPGNSSENASPPLDLGLWQQIPLVLIDEHDKDNPIILDIFESNETAVGNQTAVGNETAVDNETSVGNETAVGNETSASNQTAAPPAPANMTLEEKKYKLAVKLCSHQGSDNCTYRNFTSAAQAVTEWYILQSTSILSKVPLQERIRMGYQAEDMILACLYGAEPCNYKNFTQIYHPDHGNCYIFNWGMDEEALNSSNPGAEFGLKLILDISQQDYIPYLSSAAGARLMLHQQKSFPFLKDQGIYAMAGTETSIGVLVDELERMGYPYSDCTNNGSDVPVKNLYSQYNTSYSIQACLRSCFQNHMIEICGCGHYMFPLPEGLNYCNNEDNPGWAYCYSSLRSSIRHRQICIDSCKETCNDTQYKMTISMADWPSEASEDWIFHILSYERDMSTNVTLDRNGIIKLNIYFQEYNYRTISESAATTIVWLLSSLGGQFGFWMGGSVLCLIEFGEIIIDSLWITVINVISWCKGLKQKRAQARYPDAPPTVSELVEAHTNLGFQHEDAGALPRDEALPPEPGTPPPNYDSLRVQPLDVLGPDSDAETE
- the SCNN1B gene encoding amiloride-sensitive sodium channel subunit beta isoform X1, producing MNLKKYFVRALHRLQKGPGYTYKELLVWYCDNTNTHGPKRIIKEGPKKKLIWFFLTLLFASLVFWQWGILINTYLSYNVTSSLSIGFKTMKFPAVTVCNANPFKYSEVKHLLKELDRLIEAALERILQPTPGNSSENASPPLDLGLWQQIPLVLIDEHDKDNPIILDIFESNETAVGNQTAVGNQTTVGNQTSAGNETSAGNETAVDNETSVGNETAVGNETSASNQTAAPPAPANMTLEEKKYKLAVKLCSHQGSDNCTYRNFTSAAQAVTEWYILQSTSILSKVPLQERIRMGYQAEDMILACLYGAEPCNYKNFTQIYHPDHGNCYIFNWGMDEEALNSSNPGAEFGLKLILDISQQDYIPYLSSAAGARLMLHQQKSFPFLKDQGIYAMAGTETSIGVLVDELERMGYPYSDCTNNGSDVPVKNLYSQYNTSYSIQACLRSCFQNHMIEICGCGHYMFPLPEGLNYCNNEDNPGWAYCYSSLRSSIRHRQICIDSCKETCNDTQYKMTISMADWPSEASEDWIFHILSYERDMSTNVTLDRNGIIKLNIYFQEYNYRTISESAATTIVWLLSSLGGQFGFWMGGSVLCLIEFGEIIIDSLWITVINVISWCKGLKQKRAQARYPDAPPTVSELVEAHTNLGFQHEDAGALPRDEALPPEPGTPPPNYDSLRVQPLDVLGPDSDAETE